The window ACTCGGTGCCTTCCCGTCCGTCGTACTCAACCCGCCACCAACATGTTTGAAGTGCAGACGAATCGATGCACCTTCAACTTCAGAACGCTGAAAGAGCGGTCCTGAATCCACCAAATCTTGACGCCCGTAGTCACGTGCCAGCGCCAATCCAGCCAGTCGCTCCCCGACTGGCTTCTTGTTCTTCGGATGGATGTTGTTCGGGTCACCAATGTCCATCGTGACAACCATCCCGGTGTTGGGTTCCGACAACGACATCAATTGTGCTTCCCGCAAGTAAGCCGCACTGATCGGTTCTTGCTTGTAAGCGAAAGGAGCGATTTGCACAAAGTAGAACGGAAAATCGCCGGCACCCCAACGACTTCGCCAGTCACGAATCAACGCTGGAAACAGAGTGCGATATTGTTCGGGCTGTTTGACATTGGATTCGCCCTGGTACCAGATCACCCCACGAAAAGAGAACGGAATCAACGGCCGAATCATGCTGTTGTACAAAACGCTTGGGTTGCGTTGATTCAGACCCCGCGGTGTTTTCTGACCACGTCCAAACGTGATCCCGACTTCGTCCGCCAACTTGGCATTGGTCGCGAACAGTTCATCGAACTCGGGAAAGTGTTCCTTCAATACTTCAGGACTGACCCACGCCTCGGCCGATGATCCGCCCCAATTGGTCGAGATCAATCCAATGGGCACGTCGAGCTCTTGGTGCAAACGCGAACCAAAGAAATAGCCCACCGCACTGAAGTTCAGAACGGTCTGCGGGCTGCAAGTGGTCCACTTCGCTTGGACATCGTCTTGTCCTTCCAAAGCCAACATCTGAGGCACATCACAGAAACGAATCTGCGGGTACTTGGCTCGGACAACATCCTCTTTGAAATGATCCACACCAAAGCCACGCATCTTCCACTGCATGTTTGACTGGCCGGAACAAATCCACACTTCTCCCACCAACACATCGTTCAGTTGCAGCGTTTGATCACCACTGGTGATGCGAACCTGAAACGGGCCGCCCGCTGACGGTGTTTTGATTTTGGCTTTCCACTTCCCCTGGGAATCAGCGATGACCTGAACCGTTTCGTTCGACCACGACGGGGTCACCGAAACGATCGCTTCAGGATCTGCCGTTCCCCAAATCGGAGCGTTGGATTGTCTTTGAAACACCATTTGGTCCGCGAACATCCCTGACAACCGAAGGGTTGTTTGCGGGGCCGTTTCCACTTCGGTCGCAAGCACAGAGCAAGCAAGAAGCATCCACAATGGCGTGACAACACGAAGAATACGATTCATATCAAATGAGCAATCAGCGTTTAGGTCAGTTAATTTTGTTCGAACCACTCTTGGAATCCGCAGGCTCTTAGGAACCGTCGAAAAATAAGTGTCAGCAATCCTTTGCCGGAACGGCCCATTGGGTGCTTCGCACAAAAGGTACCCGAGACCCTTTCCCGTTCATTACTTGGCCGGGACAAGCCCCAGCACTCATGCGATAGCGAGTGTTGGGGATCACCACACATCCAGCTCACATTTGCTGTTCACGTCACAGTGGATCTCGAGAACCGCAGCGAACGCCGACTCGCTCATCTTAACTGCCGCAATCTGCGTCCTTGTGTCGCAAACAGAAATTCACGCACAGCGTCCAATGATCTCCCTGAGCCGGATGTTAACGTATCGACAAACATCATTCCGCTAGCGATCGATGTGATCACCAACCCCTCTTGCGAACATACACGGCCAACGAAAAATGCCCACGAATATGGATCTCGAGATCGCGTTCCCTGCACTTCATGTGATTCTCGCCTCAAAGCGATAGCCAACGCTCCACCACTCTCCCTGCTTGAATCGAAAGCGACTCGGCGGCTCGCATTCTGACACCTGGCACGGTGAGCGTTCACTCCCACAACTGTTAGACTGAGCGACCAGCAAACTCTGCGACTATCCGATCCGGGATGGTCATGACCTTATTCGCGGCACGGCAAACCTTTGATTCAACGCAGCGTCTACATTGGCACCAACGGCAACGCGACCGGTAAACGCATGGTCGCCCTGGGGATGATGGAATTGGCGGCTCGGCGATTCGGTCGGGTGGCTTTCTTTCGCCCGGTCGTCCATGTCGGCCCCAACGAAGACCAAAGCATCCGCATGATGCGATCCCGGTATGGGATCGTCACTCCCGCCGATGAGATGTTCGGTGTCACACGGGCACAAGCCCGACAAATGTTGGCGGATGACCGATACAGCAACCTCATTCAGCTCATTCAACAACGCTTCAAGTCATTGGAAGCGAAGGCCGACTTTGTTGTCGTCGAAGGCACCAGCTACCAAGGCCTCGCACCGGAGTTGGAGTTTGAACTGAATGCGGACATCGCCGCCAACATCGGTTCGCGAGTTCTCTCTGTTTACGCAATGGGCGATCGCTCAGTCGATGAATGCGTTCAATCCGTGCTGATTGGAAACGAGAGTTTTGTGGATCGAGGCGCCCAGTTGATCGCGACGATCATCAACAAAGTCCCCGACGATCAATCGACTGCTCTGAACGCGGCGATCAAGACATCAAAATTGGATTCCAAAGCACCTCTGTACTTTCTTCCCGATGAGCCGTTGCTTCGCCAACCAACGGTCCGTGAAATTCAATCCGGCATCGGTGCCAAACTGGTTTCTGGCGATGAGTCCTCCCTGGATCGTGAAGTCGCGGTTCGCAAAGTCGCGGCGATGCAACTGCCTGGCTTTTTGGAACGGTTGTCCAACGCGGCCTTGGTGATGACACCCGGTGACCGCAGCGACATCCTGGTCGGCTGCGTGCTGGCTTGTTCGCAACCCGACGGACCATCGCCGGCTGCGGTCGTACTGACCGGCGGAATCCTGCCACCTCCATCCATCCGGCGTTTAGTGGAAAACGCGAACGCATTGCCGATTTTGGTTGCTATTGAAGACACTTACACGGTCGCCTCCAAGGCCGCTGAGGTTCGCGCCGAAATCGGAGATCACTCCCCGAGAAAGATTGAATCTGCGATCGGAGTCTTCGAACGTCACGTCGACACGGACTCGCTGGCCGATCGACTGCAAGCTCCCATCGTTCCGCGAATCACGCCGATGCTGTTTGAACACTCGTTGATCCAGCGGGCAAGACAACAACGCGTCAAAATCGTATTGCCCGAAGCAACCGAACCGCGAATCCTGCAAGCCGTCGATGTGTTGCGGCGTCGCGATGTGACCGATGTGGTACTGCTCGGCGATCCCAATCTGATTGCCGCCGCGGCGGCGCGGGCGGGCGTCATGCTTCCCAACGACGGGCTCGAGATCATTGATCCCGCGACCAGTCCACTCAGGAACTCGTTCGCTAGTGAGTACTATCAGCTTCGTAAACACAAAGGCGTCACCACCGACATCGCTCATGACCGAATGATCGATGTCACGTATTTTGGCACGATGCTCGTGCATCGCGGTTTGGCGGGCGGTTTGGTTTCCGGCGCGGTTCACACCACCGCCAATACCATCCGTCCCGCGTTTGAATTCATTCGCACGCGACCTGATGTCAACGTGGTCAGCAGTGTATTTCTGATGTGTTTGAAGAATGGGGTGCTGGTGTACGGTGACTGCGCAGTGATCCCCAATCCGACCGCCGAGCAACTGACTGAAATTGCAATCAGCAGTGCTGAAACAGCCGTGCAGTTTGGCATTGAACCGCGAATTGCCATGCTGTCTTATTCCACCGGCGAAAGTGGCCATGGAGAAGATGTTGACAAGGTGCGCGAGGCGACGGCGATGGTTCGCAAACGACGGCCTGATTTGCTGGTCGAAGGCCCCCTGCAATACGACGCCGCCGTCGATCCCGACGTCGCCGCAACGAAGATGCCGGGCAACCCCGTCGCGGGACAAGCCACCGTGTTGGTCTTCCCCGACCTGAACACCGGCAACAACTTGTACAAAGCCGTCCAGCGATCCGCGGGTGCCATCGCAATTGGTCCCGTCCTGCAAGGATTGAACAAACCGGTCAACGATCTCTCTCGCGGATGCACAGTGACGGACATCGTCAACACCGTCGCGATCACGGCCATCCAAGCACAAACGGTGGCTTCATGAATGTCTTGGTTTTCAATGTCGGCAGCACAACGCTGAAGTACGCGTGCATTGACGCCGAAACCGAAGAAGTCATCTCATCGGGATTGGTCGACCGAATTGGACAACCCGGCGGAGACGCCATCAACCACATTGTGGCTGCCAAGATTGCGATCGACGAAGTCGGGCTGAACAACGTTTGCGTGATCGGGCACCGAATCGTGCAAGGCGGCGACCTGTTTCTGGAACCCACCGTCGTTACGCCTGACGTTCTGAAGCGTCTGCGCACGCTGGACACACTGGCTCCTCTGCACAATCCAGCCGCCCGCTCGGTAGTGGAAGGCTTGGTCGGAATTGGAACGCCCCAAACCCTGGTCTTTGACACGTCTTACTTCGCAACGCTTTCACCAGCCGCGTATCGCTACGCCGTTCCCGAAGACTGGTATCAGAAACATGCCGTTCGTCGTTACGGTTTTCACGGAACGTCGCACCAGTACGTCACTCAGAAAGCGATCCGGTTCATCGGTGGCAACGATGAATCTCGCATCATCTCACTGCATCTCGGTGGCGGTGCCAGTGCAACCGCATCGATCGGCGGTCACGCCGTGGACACATCGATGGGAATGACGCCGCTGGAAGGACTGGTGATGGCAACTCGCTCGGGCGATTTGGATCCAGCAATTGTGCTTCATATGACCGAACACGCCGGGTTCGAACCGAGCGATGTACGAAACTCGCTGAATCGAAAAAGCGGACTGCTTGGGCTGTGCGGCGACCAAGACATGCGGACAGTACTCAAACGCCGGCAGGCTGGCGATCCAGCCGCAACGCTCGCGATTGACATATACGTTCGCCGAATCATCAAAACGGTCGGCAGCTACATCGCCATCCTGGGCGGTTTAGATGCGTTGGTCTTCACCGCCGGCGTCGGACAACATTCATCTGAAATCCGCGGGTTGGTTTGCGATTCACTCCAGCATTTTGGAATTTCGTTGTCAGAGGAAAAGAACCAATCCTGCTGCGACGACCCAGCCGATATTTCCGCACCAGACGCTCGTGTCCGCACTCTGGTGGTCGACACCAATGAAGAACTGGCCATCGCAAGACTTGTCCGCAACCGAGCAACTTGATGAGCTCACCCGCCATCGTTGTCACGGAAATCCACTCTTCGTGAGAATGTGGCATGTTTGCTCGGCACAACTGGCTGCAAATTCTTCCGTCAATCACACCCTGCCAACCTTCACTGACCAACACGGCAGAACCTATCTAGGTGAAAGCATTCGGCTACTTCCAACCCGAACTCTCAACGCATCAAATCATGGAAACAAGACGACTCGGTCGAACCGACCTTCAAACCAGCGTCCTATCAATCGGCGGGCTCTACACCTCTTCGCTTGCAGGCGGCGTGGCCGAATCCAAACGGATCATGCAACGAGCGATGGACCTGGGCGTCAACGCACTCGACACCGCACCTGCTTATGCTGACAGTGAAGCAACCGTGGGCGAAGCGATTGCGGGGATCGATGCACCGCTAATCGTGACCACCAAACTAGGCGGTCGACCTCAGCCGTTTGATCCTCAGGACATCAACGGACTTCGTCACTCGGTTGACGAAAGCCTTCGCCTTCTCGGTCGTGATCACATTGACGTATTGATGGTGCACGAACCCGACCGACCGCAACAATATCCTTGGTGGTCCAGCTACGAACCGTTGGAAGGTCCGGCATTGGATCTGATGGATGAACTCAAAGCGGCCGGAAAGATTCGCTACACCGGACTGGCCGGCACCACCGTCACTGAGTTGACGTCATTGGTCAAAAGCAATCGGTTCGACGTCGTGTTGACCGCTTTCAACTACAACGTGCTCTTCCGTGAAGCAGCCGACTCGGTGATCCCTGCCGCAGTCGAAAACGACATGGGCATCGTTCTGGGGTCGGCGTACGGGCAAGGCTTCTTGACTCGTCGTGCTGACAACGAAGTCCTCGCGAAACCGATTTGGTTGGCTGAGGCTCGTCAACAACAACTGCTTGCTTACTACGAGCTGCTCGACCAAGCAGCCATGCCCGCGTTTGAATTGTGCCTCCGCTTCGTGCTGTCGAACCCATCGATTTCGACCATTCCCATCGGTTGCAAGACAGCGGATCATTTGGATACCAGCGTCAAGGCAGCCGCGAAAGGTCCGCTGCCGCCAGACATCCTCCACCGACTCGACGAGATCGCTTCCATGGTGCCATTCCGTCCTTGGGAAGAACCCATGATTCTGCCATTCGGAAAGTCTTACTTTGGCCCGGGCATCGCCAATATGGGTGCGGCGGTCCAGGTGGGAAAACTAAAACCCGAGGAAAATTGAATGCTCGATCGTCCGCGGTGAGCAAACAATGCATTGAATTGACCAATCAGTCGTCGTTCGCATCGCGACGTCGAGCACGTTCCCAAACGTTGCCCGGCATCGCGGGAGTTTCCGTAGCTTGAGACGCTCGCTTGCCCTTCCGTTCGTCATAGCTGATTGAGTCCAGGTACAGCCGTTCGACCTTGGCCCGAGCCCATTCTGTCTTTCGAAGAAACTTCAGACTGCTGTTGATGCTTGGGTCGTACGTGAAGCAGTCGATGCGAATTCGTTCCCCCAACCGCTCCCAGCCATACTCGTCGACCAAGTATTCCACCATCGCTTTTAGCGTCACGCCGTGCAGCGGATCGTTGGGCTGCGAGCCACTGGGCTGCGTCCCTTTCGACACAGGCGCACTGTCAGACTCGGCCGAACGGTTGGAATCGAGCGAACCATTTGACTCGGGCGGATTGGGCTGGGGATCACTCATGGTCCCCAAAAGATATCGGAGAAACCGCTGCCCGCAATGACCGCCGGTCCTTTTGTCGGCTCGGTCGATCCTCCGTATCCCCTCTTGGCTACGGCGAAGCAAACACATGAAATGGCTTCGAAACGCTGCCATTTCCCGCGTTGATTCAATCGGTTCGCGTCCGTCAGCCGATCCGCACAGAGGTCATCGTGATGGATCCCGCAACTGCTTTGTCGTTGAAAATCGTGGCTTCCTCGTTTGCATCCTGCAAAGCCAATGCGTAGAGCAACGGATAGTAATGATCAGGTGTCGGAATCGCGAGTTTTGCTGACTTGCCGAGCGATCGATAGTCGCAAAGCTTGCCATGATCACGATTCAAAATCAGTTGCTTGATCGTCTCATCGATTTCAATTGCCCAATCAAATCCTCGTTCGAAGTTTTGAAAGTTCATCAATCCCAAATTGTGAACAATGTTGCCGCTGCCGATGATCAACACACCTCGACGGCGAAGACTCATCAGCTCCTTCGCCAATCCATAGTGCCACGCTCCCGGTTTCGCAATGTCGATGCTGACTTGCACCACAGGGATGTCTGCCATTGGGAAAACAGGCTTGAGCACCGACCAAGTACCGTGATCCAGTCCCCAACCTTGATCCAAACCAACGGGCGTGCCTTTCACCGTGTCGCTGACCAGCCCGGCCAATTTAGGATCACCCGGTGCCGCGTACTGAGCTTCCGAAAGTTCGCGAGGGAATCCACCAAAATCATGAATCGTTTTCGGTCGGTCCATTGCAGTGACCCACGTTCCACGCGTTAGCCAGTGAGCAGAAACACAAAGGATCGCTTTAGGCTTGGGCACGTCCTCCATCGCCGCTTTCCAACCGCGAGTGAACTCGTTGTCTCCCAGCGCGTTCATAGGGCTACCGTGGCCGATGAAGAAAGCGGGCATCACGTTGCCATCTTCGGGCAATGTCTCTGCCATCGCTTGCAGCGAGGCTCCTATCGTCACAGCTCCACTTGCCATTGCGATCGTCTTCAAGAAATTTTGGCGTAACATTTCAACCCTCCTTGGGAACAACACACTTCGACGGATCCTGATCAGGCCTTCATGAATCGCTGACAGAATGCGTCGTCCTGTCGGCGGCCGCTGCGATCGACATCTGCCCAATGCAGCGTGACGCGGGGCGGAGATACCAAGACGCCATTCCGATTGCCAGGATGATCAACGGCACGATCGGCTCGGGCATCGCATCTTTGACAAACAAGTGAGCCGCAGTGGCTCCCGTCAGATCGAAGAAGAAGCCTGCGTAAGCCCACTCCTTCAACCGCCCGAACCCTGGCAGCAAAAGAGCGACCACTCCAGCAATTTTCCAAAAGCCCAAGATGGTCGCCACATAGCTTGGAAATCCCAGTCTTGTCATCGACTCCATGATGGCTGCGTTCTGTGTCAAATCCGCAAATCCGCCGCCTGCCATCGCAAGACAGAACAACGCCAACGTGACCCAGTAACCAATTCGTTTCGCTTTCATCACTCGCTCGCCTTCATGGTGCAATCGTTCTTGATCCAAAACATGTGCCCATATTACGACCGGTCAGATGGACTTTAAATATCCAAATCACCATACTTCTAGTCCGATCGTCCAAAGTTAGGCGATGTGAGCAACTCAGCCATTCCCAAGCGAGGGGCGAAGCCAATGGACGTTCTTGCTGATTTCTTGAGTGTTGCTGGGATGGTTGCCCACCTCGAAGAATCACTGAGCGGAGGAAAGACGTGGGTCCATCAGGTTGCATCCATCCCCCGATCCTCCCCCACAGTGGCAGTAGCAGCACAGCGGCTGTCCTTCTACGCGGTTGTCAGCGGACAAATCCGTTTCACGTCCGCCGCCGCTGAGCATTCGCTGAACAGCGGCGATACGATCTTCGCCATCGAAGGTCAGGAGCACCGACTCGAATCGCGTTCCGAAGACACGCGAGTCACGACTGGCCAAATTGAGTTCACTTCGGGTTCCATCGGCCTCTCAGTACTTAACTTGGCTTCGACGATCATCGTTCGGTCGAATGATGAATCACTTTCAAGCGAACTGGTTCGTCGCTTAGGAACAGAAATCGAGGAACAGCGAGGTGGCTGGAAGTCGGTGAGCTTGGGCATCGTCAATGCATTGTTCATTGCCGCTCTCAGATCGGGAGGAAACTGTTCCAAGTCAAACAGCGAAAGCAATGGTTGGCTTCGCGCCATGGCAGACGACGAAATTGGGGCGGCGTTGAAATTGATGCACGAACGTCCCGAGCATCGCTGGACAGTCGCCGAATTGGCAAATGAGTTGTCCGTCTCTCGATCAGCTTTTGCTGCACGATTCAAAACGATCACGGGACGACCGCCCCTCGAGTATCTGACTTGGTGGCGTTTGCAGCGAGCCGCCGCGAGACTTCGCACCGGTGATGTAACCTTGACCGAAGTCACTCGAAATTCTGGCTACCAATCCGAAGCCGCATTCGGAAAAGCGTTTCGACGCGAGTTCGGAATTTCGCCCGGGCAACTTCGTCGACAAGCAAAAGCGAAATCGCACACGTCTTCCCAACTGCAGTTGGAACTCAAGAAACGCGATCCCTTCACCGTTCCTGAACAAGAGGCTGGACTCAATCTGATCAAAACCGCGGAATGGATGCAGGAACCATTCATCTCGTTGCTGAATCAACACGGACTATTCGGTTCGCTCTACAACATCTTGCGAATCCTGCGCGGGAAAGGCATTCCTCAGGCACAGGACGAACTCTTGAACCAATTGCTTCTTCCGGAAGATGATATTCAATCGCTTGTCGACCAATTGGTTTCAGCACAACTGGTTTCTGTCTCCCACCCGAACCGCATGCTGTCGATCACGGAAGCCGGCACACAACTCCTCTCCAAACTCGACAGCCCCATCCTGGCCCTGCATCGTCGACAACTCTCTCACTTTTCCGAAGGCGAACTTGCTGAGTTCAACCGCCTGCTTGTCAAAGCCCGCAATCCCGCCGGCTAAGCAGCCGAAAAACGGCGACCTGGCCACGGCCTTGATGAGGCTTCGCGATTGATAGTCTGCTACAAGCTCAGAGAGGTTTTCAGCATAAGTCTCACGATTCCGCGCTCCACCGCCGCAACGACGGGATCTTTCTAGGGAGTCACTTCGATTCTCGATCCTGGAGCACCTCGTCTCGTGAACGCTCAATCCCCCGGCCATCGTATGCAATCGACACGATTGCCTTTGATCGCGCCCGTCGTCGTTCTGGCCTCCGCCTTCCTTTGGTCTGCCGTCGCACAGGCTGGCTACACCGTGCTCGGCGGGGTGCCCGTCACGCAGGGGCAGATGCGAGTCGGCGAAAACGATTTCGAACAACTCAAAGCCAAACTGCCGGCGCCCAACCCAAGCTTCACGCTGAAAGAGACTCGGGTGGAAACTGAGATCTCAGGGGTGCTGGCTCGTGTCCGTGTCTCGCAAGTGTTCCAAAACCCGCATCCTGAACGGCTGGAAGCGTTGTACGTGTTCCCGCTGCC of the Rhodopirellula baltica SH 1 genome contains:
- a CDS encoding DoxX family protein, producing MKAKRIGYWVTLALFCLAMAGGGFADLTQNAAIMESMTRLGFPSYVATILGFWKIAGVVALLLPGFGRLKEWAYAGFFFDLTGATAAHLFVKDAMPEPIVPLIILAIGMASWYLRPASRCIGQMSIAAAADRTTHSVSDS
- the ygiD gene encoding 4,5-DOPA-extradiol-dioxygenase; amino-acid sequence: MLRQNFLKTIAMASGAVTIGASLQAMAETLPEDGNVMPAFFIGHGSPMNALGDNEFTRGWKAAMEDVPKPKAILCVSAHWLTRGTWVTAMDRPKTIHDFGGFPRELSEAQYAAPGDPKLAGLVSDTVKGTPVGLDQGWGLDHGTWSVLKPVFPMADIPVVQVSIDIAKPGAWHYGLAKELMSLRRRGVLIIGSGNIVHNLGLMNFQNFERGFDWAIEIDETIKQLILNRDHGKLCDYRSLGKSAKLAIPTPDHYYPLLYALALQDANEEATIFNDKAVAGSITMTSVRIG
- a CDS encoding aldo/keto reductase, translating into METRRLGRTDLQTSVLSIGGLYTSSLAGGVAESKRIMQRAMDLGVNALDTAPAYADSEATVGEAIAGIDAPLIVTTKLGGRPQPFDPQDINGLRHSVDESLRLLGRDHIDVLMVHEPDRPQQYPWWSSYEPLEGPALDLMDELKAAGKIRYTGLAGTTVTELTSLVKSNRFDVVLTAFNYNVLFREAADSVIPAAVENDMGIVLGSAYGQGFLTRRADNEVLAKPIWLAEARQQQLLAYYELLDQAAMPAFELCLRFVLSNPSISTIPIGCKTADHLDTSVKAAAKGPLPPDILHRLDEIASMVPFRPWEEPMILPFGKSYFGPGIANMGAAVQVGKLKPEEN
- the pta gene encoding phosphate acetyltransferase, whose protein sequence is MIQRSVYIGTNGNATGKRMVALGMMELAARRFGRVAFFRPVVHVGPNEDQSIRMMRSRYGIVTPADEMFGVTRAQARQMLADDRYSNLIQLIQQRFKSLEAKADFVVVEGTSYQGLAPELEFELNADIAANIGSRVLSVYAMGDRSVDECVQSVLIGNESFVDRGAQLIATIINKVPDDQSTALNAAIKTSKLDSKAPLYFLPDEPLLRQPTVREIQSGIGAKLVSGDESSLDREVAVRKVAAMQLPGFLERLSNAALVMTPGDRSDILVGCVLACSQPDGPSPAAVVLTGGILPPPSIRRLVENANALPILVAIEDTYTVASKAAEVRAEIGDHSPRKIESAIGVFERHVDTDSLADRLQAPIVPRITPMLFEHSLIQRARQQRVKIVLPEATEPRILQAVDVLRRRDVTDVVLLGDPNLIAAAAARAGVMLPNDGLEIIDPATSPLRNSFASEYYQLRKHKGVTTDIAHDRMIDVTYFGTMLVHRGLAGGLVSGAVHTTANTIRPAFEFIRTRPDVNVVSSVFLMCLKNGVLVYGDCAVIPNPTAEQLTEIAISSAETAVQFGIEPRIAMLSYSTGESGHGEDVDKVREATAMVRKRRPDLLVEGPLQYDAAVDPDVAATKMPGNPVAGQATVLVFPDLNTGNNLYKAVQRSAGAIAIGPVLQGLNKPVNDLSRGCTVTDIVNTVAITAIQAQTVAS
- a CDS encoding helix-turn-helix domain-containing protein, which translates into the protein MDVLADFLSVAGMVAHLEESLSGGKTWVHQVASIPRSSPTVAVAAQRLSFYAVVSGQIRFTSAAAEHSLNSGDTIFAIEGQEHRLESRSEDTRVTTGQIEFTSGSIGLSVLNLASTIIVRSNDESLSSELVRRLGTEIEEQRGGWKSVSLGIVNALFIAALRSGGNCSKSNSESNGWLRAMADDEIGAALKLMHERPEHRWTVAELANELSVSRSAFAARFKTITGRPPLEYLTWWRLQRAAARLRTGDVTLTEVTRNSGYQSEAAFGKAFRREFGISPGQLRRQAKAKSHTSSQLQLELKKRDPFTVPEQEAGLNLIKTAEWMQEPFISLLNQHGLFGSLYNILRILRGKGIPQAQDELLNQLLLPEDDIQSLVDQLVSAQLVSVSHPNRMLSITEAGTQLLSKLDSPILALHRRQLSHFSEGELAEFNRLLVKARNPAG
- a CDS encoding VF530 family protein, whose product is MSDPQPNPPESNGSLDSNRSAESDSAPVSKGTQPSGSQPNDPLHGVTLKAMVEYLVDEYGWERLGERIRIDCFTYDPSINSSLKFLRKTEWARAKVERLYLDSISYDERKGKRASQATETPAMPGNVWERARRRDANDD
- a CDS encoding acetate/propionate family kinase; the encoded protein is MNVLVFNVGSTTLKYACIDAETEEVISSGLVDRIGQPGGDAINHIVAAKIAIDEVGLNNVCVIGHRIVQGGDLFLEPTVVTPDVLKRLRTLDTLAPLHNPAARSVVEGLVGIGTPQTLVFDTSYFATLSPAAYRYAVPEDWYQKHAVRRYGFHGTSHQYVTQKAIRFIGGNDESRIISLHLGGGASATASIGGHAVDTSMGMTPLEGLVMATRSGDLDPAIVLHMTEHAGFEPSDVRNSLNRKSGLLGLCGDQDMRTVLKRRQAGDPAATLAIDIYVRRIIKTVGSYIAILGGLDALVFTAGVGQHSSEIRGLVCDSLQHFGISLSEEKNQSCCDDPADISAPDARVRTLVVDTNEELAIARLVRNRAT
- a CDS encoding sialate O-acetylesterase yields the protein MNRILRVVTPLWMLLACSVLATEVETAPQTTLRLSGMFADQMVFQRQSNAPIWGTADPEAIVSVTPSWSNETVQVIADSQGKWKAKIKTPSAGGPFQVRITSGDQTLQLNDVLVGEVWICSGQSNMQWKMRGFGVDHFKEDVVRAKYPQIRFCDVPQMLALEGQDDVQAKWTTCSPQTVLNFSAVGYFFGSRLHQELDVPIGLISTNWGGSSAEAWVSPEVLKEHFPEFDELFATNAKLADEVGITFGRGQKTPRGLNQRNPSVLYNSMIRPLIPFSFRGVIWYQGESNVKQPEQYRTLFPALIRDWRSRWGAGDFPFYFVQIAPFAYKQEPISAAYLREAQLMSLSEPNTGMVVTMDIGDPNNIHPKNKKPVGERLAGLALARDYGRQDLVDSGPLFQRSEVEGASIRLHFKHVGGGLSTTDGKAPSHFVIAGADQTFVAADAEIDGDSIVVHSDAVAKPVAVRYGWGSGDTPNLSNQDGLPASSFRTDDWPITAGKP